A stretch of the Coprobacillus cateniformis genome encodes the following:
- a CDS encoding GHKL domain-containing protein, with the protein MVLEYLYCLIYETVIGYIFYQLIKKDSQRIIIRIVFLSFINFIITYLIGHLLGQLVVYDIPYLGILLNLILLYIEIQVYKNIIYNYALVGFVISSYYCLYGFISLIINRMSIHIFHLDFSDLYAVGFMRIIIIFIIVMISFLIMKYLIKITNIKNAYLPQQYICFYNLIIIIVILIVMLLSQYIVYDDSHVLLIFFFIIILYTCFHILLHQTMNIYREKEVEKTKNQMNNMILQNINLHIKNQEEIKKFKHDIKNKLETIQYLNLEHSHQLYNEVIQELKSIDKLIHTQNPYIDAIINTKYAQYKDQIKFHCVVKSIEDGHMKVTDLCSILFNLLDNAIEETLKTNQKEINIYIEYSLNELIIQVKNPIVNHNIDWVSHKGGEHQGLGLTIIQEKVNLYNGIYKKQITEDTFISYIYISFHN; encoded by the coding sequence ATGGTTTTAGAGTATTTATATTGTTTGATTTATGAAACGGTTATTGGTTATATCTTTTATCAGTTAATTAAAAAAGATAGTCAAAGAATTATTATCAGAATCGTGTTTCTATCATTTATAAACTTTATAATAACATATCTTATTGGTCACCTCTTAGGACAATTAGTAGTATATGATATTCCATATTTAGGAATATTATTGAATCTAATTTTGCTCTATATTGAAATACAAGTATATAAGAATATTATATATAATTATGCATTGGTTGGTTTTGTAATAAGTAGTTATTATTGTTTGTATGGGTTTATATCTTTAATCATAAATAGAATGAGTATACATATTTTTCATCTCGATTTTTCTGATCTTTATGCAGTAGGATTTATGAGAATCATAATTATATTCATAATCGTTATGATATCATTTTTGATAATGAAATATCTTATCAAAATAACCAATATAAAAAATGCTTATCTTCCTCAACAATATATATGTTTCTACAACCTTATCATTATTATTGTCATCTTGATAGTGATGTTATTATCACAATATATTGTTTATGATGACAGTCATGTTCTTCTTATCTTCTTTTTCATTATTATTCTTTACACCTGTTTTCATATCTTACTTCATCAAACAATGAATATATATAGAGAAAAAGAAGTAGAAAAAACAAAAAACCAAATGAATAATATGATTCTTCAAAATATTAATCTTCACATAAAGAATCAAGAAGAAATAAAGAAATTTAAACATGATATTAAAAACAAATTGGAAACTATTCAATATCTGAATCTTGAACATAGTCATCAATTATATAATGAAGTTATTCAAGAATTAAAATCCATTGACAAACTCATTCATACTCAAAATCCATATATAGATGCCATTATTAATACAAAATACGCTCAATATAAAGATCAAATTAAATTTCACTGTGTTGTAAAAAGTATTGAAGATGGACATATGAAAGTCACAGACCTCTGTTCAATATTATTTAATCTTCTTGATAATGCAATAGAAGAAACATTAAAAACAAATCAAAAAGAAATCAATATATATATCGAGTATTCTCTCAATGAATTAATTATACAGGTCAAAAACCCTATTGTTAATCACAATATCGATTGGGTAAGCCATAAAGGTGGAGAACATCAAGGACTAGGTCTAACAATTATTCAAGAAAA